A section of the Coregonus clupeaformis isolate EN_2021a unplaced genomic scaffold, ASM2061545v1 scaf0999, whole genome shotgun sequence genome encodes:
- the LOC123486099 gene encoding protein tyrosine phosphatase type IVA 1 gives MARMNRPAPVEITYKNMRFLITHNPTNATLNKFIEELKKYGVTTVVRVCEATYDSTLVGKEGIQVLDWAFDDGAPPSNQIVDDWLNLLKTKFREEPGCCIAVHCVAGLGRAPVMVALALIECGMKYEDAVQFIRQKRRGAFNSKQLFYLEKYRPKMRLRFKDSNGHRNNCCIQ, from the exons ATGGCGCGTATGAACCGACCTGCCCCTGTGGAGATCACCTACAAAAACATGAGGTTCCTCATTACCCACAATCCCACCAATGCCACTTTGAATAAATTCATTGAG GAACTGAAGAAGTATGGAGTGACCACCGTTGTGAGAGTATGTGAGGCCACCTATGATTCCACCTTGGTGGGGAAAGAGGGAATACAGGTTCTG GATTGGGCGTTTGATGATGGAGCTCCTCCCTCTAACCAGATTGTTGATGATTGGTTGAACCTCCTGAAGACGAAGTTTAGGGAGGAGCCTGGTTGCTGCATTGCTGTCCACTGTGTAGCTGGCCTAGGGAG AGCCCCTGTCATGGTTGCCCTGGCTTTGATTGAATGTGGGATGAAGTACGAAGATGCTGTCCAGTTCATCCGGCA GAAGCGTCGCGGAGCGTTCAACAGCAAGCAGCTTTTCTACCTAGAGAAGTATCGTCCAAAGATGCGCCTGCGCTTCAAAGACTCCAACGGCCATCGCAACAACTGCTGCATCCAGTAG